In one Trichosurus vulpecula isolate mTriVul1 chromosome 8, mTriVul1.pri, whole genome shotgun sequence genomic region, the following are encoded:
- the LRRC18 gene encoding leucine-rich repeat-containing protein 18, whose translation MAKGRKGPKGKKITLKIAKNCIKVTFDGRRRLDLSKMGITTFPKCILKLNEVEELDLSRNMIKKIPDSIAKFQNLRWLDLHSNLIEKLPESIGQLSSLHFLNLCNNKLTTNTLPLELRDLKNLRTLNLGLNHIDNIPTTLGALKELHEVGVFDNLLTTIPTSIAKLPKLKKLNAKRNPFPKEDEDTAFIDSIKRLETLYLVEEKDLCTPCLKKCQEARDKLNKIKSMAPAQARKPNFANLVNPNSTAKESQEEWRLLHRLLESPS comes from the exons ATGGCCAAGGGACGGAAAGGCCCTAAGGGGAAAAAGATCACCTTAAAGATCGCCAAAAACTGTATCAAGGTCACATTTGATGGGAGACGGCGTCTTGACCTAAGCAAAATGGGAATCACCACTTTCCCCAAGTGTATCCTAAAACTCAATGAGGTTGAAGAACTAGATCTGAGCCGGAATATGATCAAGAAAATACCAGATAGCATTGCCAAGTTCCAGAATCTGCGTTGGTTAGACCTGCACAGCAATCTCATCGAGAAACTTCCTGAGTCAATAGGTCAACTGAGCTCTCTCCACTTCCTCAATCTTTGCAACAACAAGTTAACCACCAACACCCTTCCTTTGGAACTCAGAGACCTGAAGAACCTACGCACGCTGAACTTGGGTTTGAACCATATTGATAACATCCCCACCACCCTTGGGGCATTGAAAGAGCTGCATGAGGTGGGAGTATTCGACAATCTCCTGACCACTATACCCACTAGTATTGCCAAACTTCCCAAACTAAAGAAACTGAATGCAAAGCGCAATCCTTTCCCCAAAGAAGATGAAGATACGGCGTTTATTGATTCCATAAAGCGGTTAGAAACCTTGTACTTGGTAGAAGAGAAAGACCTCTGTACACCCTGTCTGAAGAAATGTCAAGAAGCCCGGGACAagctgaataaaataaagagcatgGCACCAGCCCAAGCAAGGAAGCCAAACTTTGCAAATCTAGTTAACCCCAACTCAACAGCCAAGGAGTCTCAAGAGGAGTGGAG GTTATTGCATAGATTGCTGGAATCACCATCCTAG